A genome region from Triticum aestivum cultivar Chinese Spring chromosome 2B, IWGSC CS RefSeq v2.1, whole genome shotgun sequence includes the following:
- the LOC123044263 gene encoding mitochondrial import inner membrane translocase subunit TIM17-2, whose protein sequence is MGTPETSREPCPDRILDDVGGAFGMGAVGGSVFHFLKGTYNSPNGERLLGGAQQVRLNAPRVGGSFAVWGGLFSAFDCTMVFVRQKEDPWNSIIAGAATGGFLSMRQGPGAAGRSALMGGCLLALIEGAGLMLNRVLAAPQNLPPLPTDDPNLAAAMAGGGVGGFPGMPQPPVPPVEVVSSSGGGSWFGGLFGKKEEEKKPSGSGGKSEILESFDTPSPPIPSFDLK, encoded by the coding sequence ATGGGCACGCCGGAGACCTCGCGGGAGCCGTGCCCGGACCGCATCCTCGACGACGTGGGCGGCGCGTTCGGGATGGGGGCGGTGGGCGGCTCCGTCTTCCATTTCCTCAAGGGCACCTACAACTCGCCCAACGGCGAGCGCCTGCTGGGCGGGGCCCAGCAGGTGCGCCTCAACGCGCCGCGCGTCGGCGGGAGCTTCGCCGTCTGGGGCGGCCTCTTCTCCGCCTTCGACTGCACCATGGTCTTCGTGCGCCAGAAGGAGGACCCCTGGAACTCCATCATCGCCGGCGCCGCCACGGGTGGCTTCCTCTCCATGCGCCAGGgccccggcgccgccggccgctCCGCGCTCATGGGCGGCTGCCTCCTCGCGCTCATCGAGGGCGCCGGCCTCATGCTCAACCGCGTCCTCGCCGCGCCGCAGAACCTCCCGCCGCTCCCCACCGACGACCCCAACCTGGCCGCCGCGATGGCGGGGGGAGGCGTCGGCGGCTTCCCAGGCATGCCCCAGCCACCCGTGCCCCCTGTGGAGGTCGTGAGCTCCAGCGGCGGGGGTAGTTGGTTCGGCGGCCTCTTCggcaagaaggaggaggagaagaagcccagcggcagcggcggcaagtCGGAGATATTAGAGAGCTTTGATACGCCCAGCCCTCCGATACCATCGTTCGACTTGAAGTGA
- the LOC123044262 gene encoding mitochondrial import inner membrane translocase subunit TIM17-2-like: protein MSAPVSERDLFEREPCPGRIIDDAGSAFAMGAVGGSAYYFLKGLHNSPNGARIAGGMQAARMNAPRLGGSFAVWGTLFSTFHCTSAYVRRKEDPWNSIIGGAATGGFLSMRQGVKASCRSALVGGFFLALIEGAGLMANRFAPQMLPSPPADDPNMAAAISMGGGGGFPGLPQPVVSPAEVVSSSSGGSWFDGLFGKKEEKKPSGSAGMSEILESFEAPSPPIPSFEYK, encoded by the coding sequence ATGTCGGCTCCTGTCTCCGAGAGAGATCTCTTCGAGAGAGAACCGTGCCCAGGCCGCATCATTGATGATGCAGGCAGCGCTTTCGCCATGGGTGCTGTCGGTGGTTCTGCCTATTACTTTCTCAAGGGCCTTCATAACTCGCCCAATGGTGCGCGAATTGCTGGCGGCATGCAGGCCGCTCGCATGAACGCCCCTCGACTCGGCGGGAGCTTTGCTGTGTGGGGCACCCTCTTTTCCACCTTCCACTGCACCTCAGCCTACGTGCGCCGGAAGGAGGACCCCTGGAACTCCATCATAGGTGGCGCCGCCACTGGAGGGTTTCTCTCCATGCGGCAGGGCGTCAAAGCTTCTTGCCGCTCGGCACTTGTGGGCGGCTTTTTCCTCGCCCTCATAGAGGGCGCCGGCCTCATGGCCAACCGTTTCGCACCGCAGATGCTCCCGTCGCCCCCTGCCGATGATCCCAACATGGCCGCCGCCATCTCgatgggaggaggaggtggcttccCAGGCCTGCCTCAGCCTGTCGTGTCCCCTGCAGAGGTCGTGAGCTCAAGCAGTGGGGGTAGCTGGTTTGACGGCCTCTTCggcaagaaggaggagaagaagcccAGCGGCAGTGCTGGCATGTCGGAGATATTAGAGAGCTTCGAGGCGCCCAGCCCTCCGATACCATCGTTTGAGTACAAGTGA